The DNA sequence CTCATTCCGGCGGCGATCCGCCGCGACCCCGCTCGCCGGCTCGCCGACGCCGTCGGCCTGCTCGCGAGCGCCGCCGAACGCGCCGGGGCGCAGGTCATCCACGCCACCACTCCGGCGACGACGGGCGAGGTGGCGCGCGGCGCCGCCGAACGGCTCGGACTGCCGTGGGTGTACGAGGTGCGCGGGCTGCCCGAGGAGACGTGGGCGGCGTCGCACGCGACGCCCGAGGAGCGCGCGGCGGCCGAGTCGTCCGCCGAGTACCGCGAGCGCCGCGCCCGCGAGACCGAGCTCGCGCTGGCGGCAGACGCCGTCGTGACCCTGAGCGACACGATGCGCGACGAGCTCGTGTCGCGCGGAGTGCCCGCCGAGCGCATTGCCGTGGTCCCCAACGCCGTGCCCACCGCGTTGCTCGACGCGGAGCACCCGACGATGGCGCAGGCTCGTGCCGCCTTGGGCCTGCCCGTCGAGGGGCTGATGGTCGGGGCCGTGTCGAGCCTGGTGGGCTACGAAGGCCAGGACACAATCCTGCTGGCGGTCGCCGAGCTGCGCTCACGCGGTCTGGACGCCCGCGCGCTGCTCGTGGGCGACGGGGTGTCCCGACCGGCGCTCGTCGCGCTCGCCGCCGACCTCGGCCTCACACTCGGGGAGCACGCCATCCTGCCGGGGCGCGTGCCCCCGACGACGGCGGCCACCTACGTGGCCGCGCTCGACGTCGTCATGGTCCCGCGGCGACCGGACCGCGTGACCCGACTGGTCACGCCGCTCAAACCCGTCGAGGCGATGGCCATCGGGCGACCGGTGGTCGCGAGCGGCCTGCCCGCTCTCGCCGAGGCGTGTGGCGGGGCCGGGGTGCTGGTCGCCCCCGACGACGTCGCCGCATGGGCGCACGCCGTCGAACGCCTCGCGAAAGACCCCGCCTATCGGCGCGCCGTCGTGAACGCGGGTACCCACGTGGCACAGGCACGCACGTGGCCGAACCTCATCCCGACGTATCTTGAGGTGTATAGCCATGCCAGAGAGGCCAGTCCCGATGATGCACACAGACGCCAGGGCAGTAGATGAGCCACCGGGACCTGCCGTCTGCGAGAACCAGACAGAACCCACGCCTACAAGACGGCTCAGCGCACGAGCCACGGCGCCAGGTACCTAGGATCCTACCGATGACGTTCACACCATCGAGCGCCGCGGGCGCGCGCCAGGAAGGGTCAGCGCAG is a window from the Xylanimonas ulmi genome containing:
- a CDS encoding glycosyltransferase family 4 protein, yielding MTSRLTRARELARNARFAASFVLHALAEDPIRLARLAARRLAIARRARRHRPTPHSVVEPVETTPLPVKPAETTPPLTVLHHLTNSLPHTQSGYTLRSHAILRAQQDAGLTVHATTRAGYPLTIGSLTARHIDVVDHVAYERLIPAAIRRDPARRLADAVGLLASAAERAGAQVIHATTPATTGEVARGAAERLGLPWVYEVRGLPEETWAASHATPEERAAAESSAEYRERRARETELALAADAVVTLSDTMRDELVSRGVPAERIAVVPNAVPTALLDAEHPTMAQARAALGLPVEGLMVGAVSSLVGYEGQDTILLAVAELRSRGLDARALLVGDGVSRPALVALAADLGLTLGEHAILPGRVPPTTAATYVAALDVVMVPRRPDRVTRLVTPLKPVEAMAIGRPVVASGLPALAEACGGAGVLVAPDDVAAWAHAVERLAKDPAYRRAVVNAGTHVAQARTWPNLIPTYLEVYSHAREASPDDAHRRQGSR